AAAGGTGATTTTACCTAAAGGTCCTCTTGTCATAAGTAAGGACAACGCCATCGTGTCGATATAAGGAGGCCCAGGCGTATGCAATGTCCGAACTGTAAATCAAAAGACATCGGAAAAATCGGCACAAATCAATACTACTGCTGGAATTGTTTTGTCGAGATGAGCTTGGTTAAAAGTAGATTATCGCTTCACCAAGTAGAAGAAGATGGCTCACTTAGTTCTTTAGATGACTTGTTTGATGACCAAGACCTAAATGTTGGAATGTAAACCTATAAAGGTGGTGTCATCCAATGAGGAAAGCCGTCACGTCATTAGTTGCAATCGGTGTGGGAGCGGCAGCTTATTCAATGAGCGGTCGCAAAAAACAGCGTAAATTTGATCAGTTCATCCAACCGATTAAAGAGTTTGACTTTAACCAGTACGTCAACAAACGTACGTGGAACAAAACAAAAAAGCAATTAGCAAAACGTTTTTCATAAGGTGAAATTTGGCGTGTCTGTCGTTTTGAACAGACACGTCTCTTTTCAATTGGTTGACTCTTTCATAAACTTTCTTACTTTGCACAAACTATAAAAACGTATGGAGTGAGTGTGGGAAGGAGGTGACGGGTGTGGATAACTTGTATCGACAGAAGTGGATCATTAATTTAACGATCATTTTACTTGTTTTTCTTGTCATTTTTATGGCGATGCAAGTCGGTATTATTTTTGAACCCTTTATTCGAGTCATTAAAGCACTGTTACTTCCTTTGTCATTTGCCATTCTTTTTTCTTATTTTCTTCACCCACTAGTAGAAGGGTTACATAAATCAGGATTGCCACGAATAGTCAGCGTTCTTCTCGTCTTTGTAACATTACTACTTGCAATTGGAGCGCTTATTTTTTTCGGTGCACCTGCTTTAATCGAACAAGTGCAACATGCAATGGCTATATTGCCAGAGCAAGTTTCCGCTCTTGAGCAGGTGATGTTGGACGTCCAAGGTAGGATTCGAACACTACCTCCGCAAATTCAAGTTCATATTGACGAGTGGACGGCACAGGCCAATAAGCTAGGAGCGAAAGTATTAGATCAAACGGAATCGGTCGCTTTATGGATCATTCAATCGATCTTTAGCTTAATGGTTATACCGTTTCTCGTATTTTATTTTTTGAAGGATTACAATCTTATTGAAAAAGTGGCGTGGTATATCACTCCTAGAAAGTGGCGTCATGGCTTAAAACAGTATGTGATCGATGTCGACCACACATTCGGCAGCTTCATTCG
Above is a genomic segment from Bacillus sp. FJAT-45037 containing:
- a CDS encoding DUF3918 family protein; this translates as MRKAVTSLVAIGVGAAAYSMSGRKKQRKFDQFIQPIKEFDFNQYVNKRTWNKTKKQLAKRFS
- a CDS encoding AI-2E family transporter codes for the protein MDNLYRQKWIINLTIILLVFLVIFMAMQVGIIFEPFIRVIKALLLPLSFAILFSYFLHPLVEGLHKSGLPRIVSVLLVFVTLLLAIGALIFFGAPALIEQVQHAMAILPEQVSALEQVMLDVQGRIRTLPPQIQVHIDEWTAQANKLGAKVLDQTESVALWIIQSIFSLMVIPFLVFYFLKDYNLIEKVAWYITPRKWRHGLKQYVIDVDHTFGSFIRGQLLVSLAVAILSSLALWLIGVPYPFLLGLFIGATDMIPYFGSFIGAVPAVTVALLESWQLALFVVVAIIIVQQIEGNVLSPVIVGRTLHLHPILIILALLIGVELGGVIGLLIAVPTLAIVKVTLVHIRLYFINH